ACAAGCGTACTGCAAATATTACATGTAATCCTAAACTTAAAATAGAAAATCCTCTGCGTGCGAACGATTCAGACAACACCACCAACTTGGGCAGCGGCGCAACGGTGGGTGAAGCAGCGGCGATGTGGTCGGAGATGACGCTGCGGTGGGTGAAGCAGCGGCGCTGTGGTTGGAGATGACGCAAAGGTCGAAGACGCAGCGACAAGAGACGATGGTTTATGCGGTGGTCGACAAAAAGACGATAAGTGGTCAGCAAAGCAGAGAAAACGCAACATAAGATGaatgataaaaatgtgaaatttatttccttccttttttctgatttgtttgtttctatcTTTCTctattgattttgtttcttttgtatttATTGACTGGAAGATAATGAAATTATTGAAGCCCAATGGAGAAAATTGGTTTGTCATCAAATGGTGTATTGATGTAGTGTTTTGTTGCGAATATCACAGCCACTGCACACAAACCATCTTGCTGCTATTGCTGGGTCtgtttcaatttttgttgatgctGGATGTAGTGTGAATGCACCAACAGGCTGGGGTTTGGTTTTCAAAGATCACAATAGTGTAACAACCTTCAGTGCTTGTAAAAGAGACGACATTTCAGTCGATCCAATTATGGCTGAGGCTTTGGGTATTAGACGGGCCATCCAACTAGCTCGAGATCTAGGCCTAAATTATGTCTCCATTTTCTCTGATGCAGCTACATTTGGTGGATTGTATTAACAAGAAAGAAGGCAAAGATAGCAGCAATTGATATGGTGGTCCAAGATTGTAGAGCTTTAATTTCTAGTTTGTTAAATGTTAGTGTTATGTTTGTTAGAAGAGAACAAAATGGTGATGCTCATAGCCTGGCCTCGTAAAGTTGTGGGTATTAGAACATGAATAGGTGTAACTCCCATTGTGTCTGGTATTTCAAATTATACAGGTGATCCTGTTTCTATATGTATTCCAAATGGCTGTGTTCCAGCTTTTATCTGATGAATGAtgtttaactttaaaaaaaaaagattaatgatATGTGGTGAAGTTGGGAACATTGTACAGAAAGTTTTATCATATTGAATAAAAGGGGTCAATGGTTGTAAAGGGGCTTTGATTTGGTTTATGGCTACTCTAATGTAAAAAGATTTGGTTTTGTTCTCAAATTACTTTATCTCTAAACCACTAAACTAGAAAAATCAAGAAAATATGATATCATAATGAATGATGTTTCTGATATTGTACAGAAAAACCAATAAATTACTTCATCTTGAATTTACACTTTGTAGCAACTAAAGTCATATTATACAGAAAAACCAGAAAACTTATATTGTATTTATACTTATACTATTTCTTGAATTGACACTTGTAGCAACTAAAGTGATATTGCATATATGTCCAAAACACAACCAGAAGTagattcccaaaaaaaaaagatttgctTCACATCTTTATGGATTGATCATTGTTGTGGTATCCTCATGAAGGTTATCCTATAATTCATAACATAGGATTAGCATAAAATACAAGATTTGGCTTTGTTGAAAGTGACAATTACATAGAATTGAAACTTACCATTAATAAGCTAGTATAATTAGTGACACAAAATGAACTTAAATTGTCATTGTTTTCCTGCATAAAATTCAAAAACATTTAATCAGTAAACAATTTGTAGTTCATTCACATACTGAAATTGCTATAATCTAACCATGGATACATCATTGAGCCATATAGGTGCACTTGTATTAGACACCATATGTTGCACATGTCTTTGTGAATAACTTGAGTCattattttttctgtttttggaCAGTTTACCCTTTACCACTTTTCTATTGTTGTTCTGCatgtaaaaacataaaaaaaaaaaaaaaaaaaaaaacaatgtgaaTTTATTTAGTTGACTAAATCTAATAGTAAAATTCAAtagttatataatttaataataccTTAATTTGTGAAGCACCTGAACCACcacttttctgtttttttttgtaagtctGCTCTCTACCCAACTTTTCATACGCTTTCTGCCTTTCTGGCTTTccctttttttaaatttatgtacTTGTGTTGAACCATCAATGccattttcaatttcttcaattGTGCTAAGAAACTCATTCACTTGAGCCTTACTTACTTGACTATTTTGAAATCGTAGTATCTGCCTCTCCAATTCATCAACAACTTTGGTAATAAAAGGTGAATGTTTCCGGACTTCTACATGCTTCACTGGCAATCCTAATAAGGCGGGGACAAATCTTATGGTACCGTTGCTTTGGGGACAAATCAATATCTTCCACCAAATGACTAATACCAACAATAGGTAATTCACCACTTCTTGCAGACTTTGTCCACCTCTTCATGATATAAGGTTCAGGCACTGATTTCACATCCATATGAATAAAGACTCTTAAACAATGACAACAAAGTATACCAAAGCTCTCAAACTTACGACAAGAGCAACAAATTAACTTCttatcaaaatcaaataacaCTTTCCATTCTCCCAAATCCCTTGCCATGGCAATGACATATTCACTTGATGATGTTTGTATATTCATACTTTTGACAGAACATGCTGCAAATAGCTCAAACTCCTTTTGAAATCGATAAAAAATAGTGGGAGTATATATCTCAGACATTTGTTGCAATATATCAgaatatgaatttataagtCTTGGTATTTTTTGACGTGATTCAAATTCACACCTCAATTCGTTATATCTCATTTCTTCTACAACGTCCTCAAAGCGTTTCAAAAACTTGATTATATCCAAATCCACATTCATAAAACTCTTGATGTCTGCATTCACACTTTCACTAAGTTGGGTGCTTCGCATTCCTAATGTAAAAGCCTTATTCATGTAACAAGATGCCCATTTCTCCTTCAAACTGTATGCTCTCCTCAACCATGGCTCTTCATCACCATTATAGTTTACAAGGAGGGTTCTCCAACTTTCTTCAAATTGTTTTTCATCATCATACCCATACATGCACTTCTTAAAGTCACTAAGAAAATGAGATTCACCTTTCATTAAATGACTTAAGTGTTTGATACAATTTTGCATTAAGTGCCATGTACACAGGCCATGGTAAGCTCTGGCATTACGTGGACAAGTGCTTTTGCCATTGCTTGATCTTGATCAGTAAAAACTGTTTGAGGCGTTTTTTGCTTATGTGCCTCTAGAAACGTCTCAAAAAGCCACTTGAACGACTCTGCAGTTTCGTCGTACAATAATGCAGCCCCAAAGTTCACCGCTTTTCGATGGTGGTTAAATCCCGAGAACACTGCTAGTGGTCTATATGAACTATTTGTGCAATATGTTGAATCAAGagaaaccacatcaccaaaatATCCATAATCAAAGAGCATTCTCGCATCTGCCCAAAATACATTAGTAATTTGATCTTCCACATCCATTTGATAAGCATGATAAAAGGAAGGACTATCAAGCGACATTTTTTGAAAGTATTGCAATAGATACCCGGCTTCCCCATTTACTAAACTGTTTTGCCTTCTTTTTTTTAGATAATTCTTTTGATCAAGGCGTGTAAATCCCAAGTTGGTTCTGCCACCCACTTCTTTActcatcaaatcaaatgaactCCTTTGTTGAAGACCGGCGTCATCCGCTAGATCAATTTGTTGGCAGTGAATTTCTAAAACTTTTCGTTGAGATGACAacatatgagttgtttcttgTGTGTGTAACATATGGTTATGTTCTACCACAAAATCATGAACCATCCAATTTTTGAAATATCTATATAGTTTTCGTAGTTTAAACACCTTGTTcaagaaaatcaacaaaaacaggAATATTTAAATCTGTTTTGATTACCCCTAGCCTCCTCTCCCGTCTGAAATAGACCcctttatataaattataaccCATGTTATCCGCGAAGATAAAGGCAAGGTGCATTTGgtctaaataaattataagttcaTCTAAATAGGCTAGAGAGTCCAGGCAAGGAAGTTCTAAAC
This genomic interval from Trifolium pratense cultivar HEN17-A07 linkage group LG6, ARS_RC_1.1, whole genome shotgun sequence contains the following:
- the LOC123891874 gene encoding protein FAR1-RELATED SEQUENCE 5-like yields the protein MWYKANARLEDAEEKMKVFKLRKLYRYFKNWMVHDFVVEHNHMLHTQETTHMLSSQRKVLEIHCQQIDLADDAGLQQRSSFDLMSKEVGGRTNLGFTRLDQKNYLKKRRQNSLVNGEAGYLLQYFQKMSLDSPSFYHAYQMDVEDQITNVFWADARMLFDYGYFGDVVSLDSTYCTNSSYRPLAVFSGFNHHRKAVNFGAALLYDETAESFKWLFETFLEAHKQKTPQTVFTDQD